Part of the Sorghum bicolor cultivar BTx623 chromosome 1, Sorghum_bicolor_NCBIv3, whole genome shotgun sequence genome, agtaactaggcttaaaagattcgtctcgtgatttacagacaaactgtgcaattagtttttgttttcatatatatttaatgctccatgcatgtgccgcaagatttgatttaacgaagaatcttgaaaagtttttgtttttggggtgaactactaaacaaggcctatatgtgGAATTGGAGGAGAGCCTAGATTGTTGTAGGACTTGTCTCATACGCTAGTCTCTTGATGACTCAACTTATGTCTtgtttattttgtaaaaaattttagattcaactgtagcacttttatttctatttaacaattattatccaactataTGGGCTAActgggcttaaaagatttgtctcgtaaattacagacaaattatgcacttagttatcttttttacttatatttaatacttcatgcatgcattcaaagatttgatgtgatagagaatcttgaaaattttggggaactaaacaatgtCTAGCCCCTGCTTATAGGCTATAGCCAAGCTTAAACCTGCTCTTATCGTGCATATGAGGCGTGCGTGTACTCTTTCTATACCCAGATTAATAGACGTTTAGAACAGAATTGTGGTAATCAAAAAGTGATTAATTAGGAGGTAGTTTTTCTACTTTGCGTTCGCGTGGTACTAGGACAGATGCGTTCCGTAGCTCAGTTAATTGGCTTCTCGTGGGCCGAGGCAGCTGGTCGCGAGTTGGAGTTCTGGCCGCGCGCTCGCGTCCACACCTCCCGCTGCACGTGCACAACGTCTATCTTTGTGAAAATGGCTGGCCTAAAACAATTATTAATCTGGGTATGAAAGGAGTATGTGTGGAGTCTGTCTTCACCGAAATTCACCACCGCAGGAAATCCGGATTCTGCTGGTAAGACGAGATGGCGACTGCGATCCGATCACAGCCACGATCAGGCGCAGTGCTCCAAACAGCGAGCACCAGCCATCCCAAAACCATCAGGATTCTGCCACCTGGGGCATCTCCGAGCCAACAGTAGCTCTCCCCGCCGCCACGAGAAGAACGTGCTcaaaaacataaaactaaagcAGGAAAATGGAGAAAGAATCCAACTCGCCATTGCTGAACCGGAATAAAAGATAAGCCCAGCGCCTCTTCATTTACGCACGCCCAGACGACGACCAAAGGAAGGGGAAAGAGGAGGAGAGCGACAACAGCACCTCGAGCAAATTGAAGCAGGTTTTGTGTTGATTCGGAGTGGAGATTTGAGGCCTGCGGCGACGATGGCACCTGCGAAATCCGGGGAGAAGGCGACCAGCTTCGCCATGGCCTGCAGCCTGCTCAGCCGCTACGTCAGGCAgaacggcgccgccgccggcgatctCGGCCTCGCCATCAGAGGTGAACTCTCTTCTCTTGTTGATTGAGGAAAAGTTCAGGAGTCTCAGTAGGTGTTCTTTATCTGTTGGGAGTTTAGCAGTGTCTGTTGGGGAGAAGTGGTGAATTGGGATGTGATTCGGGCTAAAAGTTGCTATTTCGAGGTGCTCTCGTAGTCGTCTCGTGTCAGATCTGGTCCCAAAGTCTTGATCTGGAAGCCAAAATGTCACttttgtttgatttggatcAAGAATTTCGGCCTCTGTCAGTTCTAGCATCCGAATCTGATAGCTTCCTGTTCATCTCTGGACGGCCTGTCTGAAAATTATGTGCTAAGCGTTTACTGAAGAAGAGTGCTCTATTCCGATTTCAGCTGAAGCCGATGGAAAGAGGGCGTCGGCAGACACGGAAAAGGGGGACACGACGAAGGAGACCATGGATCTATTCCCTCAGAACGCTGGGTTCGGCTCGGAGGCTGCCATGAAGGAAGCCCCTGATGTGAGGTACTTGACGAAACAGATACCTCTCTGTTCCATTAGGTTTCGAGCCATTCTTGTTCATATACATGTTAGTATGATACTATTGCTGTAGTCAGTCATCGACTGAAAACGTAAACAATCTAACTGTTGTGAGAAGCAGCTCTTGGTGGCCAGGTTTTTTTTCCCAACGAGCTGTATTTCAGATATGGCTCTTATCCTTTGTATGATATAGATGGTTCGATCATCACACATCGCACAGATCTTTGTCTGCAGAAAATTGTGAGAAGTTAATTTATGATCTGAAACTGAATATTTTAAGAATATTGTTCATAAGGCTTCTCAGATTTCAAGCCAGGCTCTACCAAAAAATATATGGTCGTGTGGCAGAGCACAGTTTCTGTGATCTGTGCTAAAACTTTCTTGCTATGAAGTAGTGGTTGAATGGTAGGAAATCCATCCAAAAATATGTAGAACCTGGCACTGCAAAACTAATCAATGAAAAATTGGTGCCACCCAAGTTCTGaaacttaattttttttaattgatAGAAGTTGTTCTTGTGTAGTATAAGTTGGGTACCAAACCTGACAACTGGAAACATCCTGATTCTCAGGGAGCCAGAGAAGCGCCAGCTGACTATCTTCTATGGCGGGAAGGTCCTTGTGTTCAATGACTTCCCTGCTGAGAAAGCAAAAGACCTGATGCAAATGGCCAGCAAGGGTTCGTCTGTAGCTCAGAACCCTGGCATGCTGCCTTCCCCCACAGTTGCAACAGTTACTGACAGCACCAAGATCACAGCAGTGCCAGCCGCACCAATTGCTGTGGTCAATGCCCAAAAGAGTCCAGCAGGTAACTAACTTGTGCACCCCTTATTCATGTGCGCGGTGTTTCTCTTGATGATTAATTTCTGTCTTGATCACTGTTCCCAAAATGTATGTGTTGCAGATATACCCCAGGCTCCCAAGGCATCTCTTCGCCGGTTCcttgagaagagaaaggatCGGTAGGTTACTCTTGCTGTTGGGATGACACAATTGTTTTCAAATGATACAACTTGTTGAGGAGGATCTAATCTGTGGTATTCTCTATTTCAGCCTTACCGCGAAAGCACCATACCAAGGTTCCCCTTCAGATGCTACACCTGTGAAGAAGGAGATGGCGGAGGGTCAGCCATGGCTTGGGCTGGGACCTCAGATCGCCAATCCTGATCTGAGCTTGTGCAAGGAGGGGAGCCAATGATCGACAATCCAGCATCACCATCTTCAAAACTGCGATACTCCTGTACCAGAGTAAAGGATCATAGAGAGACTCAACAGTCATGTGTCAAAGTGTTCTGTTTTGGGCCTATTGTTCCGTGTGTTTTTCGCGTGGATACGTAGGTTGTACGAATGTAAAGGACGTAGCTAAAGATGGACTTGACTAAGGATTACCGGTGCTGGGGCAGGTTTGCTGGCTGATCAGCGTGTGGTGGCCTGACCCAAATGGCCATGTTAGAAAGATGAAACTGTAATGTAGTTGCTAGAACAAGTTCATATTTTGGGATGTTCTGTGTTGTTTGGCTTTGGCACTGGTGTGTGTCACAAAGCTATTTATTGTAACAGATACATCCCGTATgattgttttatttttattttcatgttaTACTCTTAATCTTCTGGTTGTCTCTGTAAGTCTGTACGGTCAATGTCCCTGGACTATAAAAATGCTGATCTCCAAAGTTATAATTTACTTGTATTATTAAACATGCTTGGGATCTTACGCTTCCGCCGAGTATGCCGCCACTGTTCTGGTAGTGAGCAGCTGGCTGTATAATAGTAGTGGCTCACTGACCCGTGTGGGGCGGTGTGGCTCGTAGTCATGGGCAAAAGAAGCTGAGCGCGGAAGTTCCGGTACTCCACTGTCCGCAGAAGTTCCGGTACTCCACTGTCCACTGTCCGGTGCTATGGCGTGGTCGCTCACCGTCAGTCGTCAACGACGTCGTGCACGACCTGGCCGGGGGTGCTAGCTCGACGCTTCCAGTCATACGCCACTATCAAAATCGTGGATTTTTTCTAGTGTTTTAACACTAAACACTAGTCATAGCATATAGAAATCTTACCAGAAGACATTTATcagaaaaaatatatactaaattttgaatgttAAAATAGGAGAAGCCCACCTCACTCCAACTGCAGGCAACCGTAGCGTGCAGTTGCCTATGAATGTATAGATTTTATTTTTGCCGTGCAAGTACATACATGTTGAAAATTTGATCACAATCACAGCTTTGTCGTTTTGACGTAAATGTGCCCACATCTACTATCTTTTAGGTAGCCACCACGAacctaagggggtgtttggtttgggGTGTTAAAGTTAACAGGTAGCAGTTCCGTCTTATTTAGCAATttgtatccaatcatggactaattagacttaaaagattcgtctctcaaattactcttcggttgtgtttttagttttgtaaatagtttatatttagtactccatacatgtgttcaaacattcgatgtgacggacgaTAAACTTTAACAGAGCAAAGCCTGGTACATAATTCGTAAAACGTCGGCAAGGCTAGTTGCCCTCGTCCCTGGTCTTTGACACTTCCATCTCAGTTGTAAACGACTCACGAGTATCTCGTGCACCGATAGGTTGTGTGGCAGACAGCCATCCCGGTACCAAGCTTCCAACCTGACCCTAATAATCATATGTTGCATATGCATATTAATCCACTTTTGATCGTGTATATGGAAGTCTCTGTTCATCACCTTTCATTTTCAACCACCAAAGGATATAGCCCAATTGTTTGGGTCTTGGCTAAGGAACCAAGTAATAGTGGGGCACACCGGCCATGTGTTGGGCAGTATGGTTGTGtagaaatgatcttgtgtttagCAGAACAACAACTAATTTTTTTCTTGTAGATGATTTTGAGAGGGGGCATACTAGATCAGGGCATTGGTTACAGCTATCTAAAGAGGAAGAGAGAAtatgcaaatgaaggaaggatgTCGTCTACTGAAACTCATGGTGTTGGAAGTCTTTGGAAAGTTGGGGGTCGAGACACTATAATAGGATTGAAGCTTAAATTTATCCTAGTGGTTCCATCGGGTCATAATTGAACTTTGTGTCAAGTCTTTGTTCCCTGTAACGGGATCAGGCTTAGTATCTGAAACTCGTTCACCTGATGAATGTTGGAGGCTAGAATGTTTTGATTCCTTAATTAAATAAAAccgtttaaataaataaatctgtTACAGTTGGTTCCTCCCTAAACAAGTATTACCAGACGTTGATCATCAAATTGAAAACAGCTTCGATTGGTTTGCAACAGATGGTTTTCTTTCGCGGCCTGCTGCGCTAGGCTCCCAGGCCCATGGTATTGCTGGACTGCCCTACCATCCCTTCCTCCTATGGGCTGTGCGAGGTGTTTCTTAAGTTCAATGGACTGTGCCGTGCCTGGGGACGCTTGGGACTGTTTCGAGTGCAATGCATAATGGAATTCAGTGCTTTAGGCTTCCTCAGTCCACAACGTCAGCAGGGGTCTTTCAGGCTTCATTGCTAGACTTCACGGCCACTCATCACCCATACTGTATACGCAAAATACTTTACAGTATACATTGTCTGACACCATTTATAGAGCCCTACTGCCCTTGTCCCAAGGCCCAAATCACTCACACCAAATCAGCCTGGGGACACTGATTTGCAGGGGAAAAAGTATAGAATAAAGGCTCTTTTGGAATACGGGATTTTTTCCCCCCGTTCCTGCTTTTTTTTCTGCGAAACTGAATCACGTGAAATTTCTATAAACTTCTTGTGAAATTCCTGAGTTTCAAAGGGACCCTGAATATGAAAAAAAAGTACCTGGCGTCTCTGTCCAGGAGTGCATGGCGTCTGGGACAGTGCTTCACCTTCAACAACGCCGTATATATTTCTCATTCAGACGATGGAGAAAACAGCGGAAGCTTATCTTCTAAATCTCAACCTTTCTGTactatttttcttttacaacaAATCAATGAACAGTAGACAAACGAACAGGCTCTAAaatataaggccctgtttggttcgtcAGGGTAAACTTCAACTCCCATCACATTGAATattggacacatacataaactactaaatatagactatttatgaaactaaaaacatagctagagagacaaatcttttgaaactaattaatttataattagatattaattatcaaataaaatgaaaatgctactatAGTTGTTAAACTTTAATACCTCCGAACAGGGCTTACGGCTGTTGCTGTCATGGCATCCACACGGCGACGGCCATGGGCCATGACTTGACACCTACTGTATTTTTCTTCTTCCAAGCTAGTTCCAACCATGCAGCTGTATAACAATTGACTTAGCATAAGAAGTTAGTAGGCCGTCGTTGTTTCATGATTACTCTACACCAGTAGTGGCAATTAGTATATATGGTTTCACAGGACAGGATTATTGACCAATTCCAGCACTACGGACAGATTATTCTTCCATTGTTATACATTCATCTGATCCTCTAATCATAATCACTTATTCAATTTTCCTGGATATATAAACcaaatgtgtgtgtatatatagtgGCTATTCATGGGTGTAAATATAACATGATAATGACAATGACGGGACAATCTAAAGCGACGTGGTTGAACCTATCAGTGTGTGTCAATTCTGCTGGAGTGCTGGTTTCTCTCTCACGATCATTAAAGGTAAGactactttttttttccttcttccAGAGGTATGTGTCATGATGCTAGCTAGTCTGATAGTGATCATCACACATACTGTAGCCTCCCTGCTGAAGCATGTATATGTAGCTGCTGATAAGCTCTCATTCCCAAAAGCTAGACAGTTGAAGGTAGTACTGAAATGAACTTGGCTCCTGCTGGGagtactatggccttgtttagttttcaaaaaaatttgcaaattttttcagattccccgtcacatcgaatctttagacgtatgcatggagtattaaatatagacgaaaataaaaaccaattgcacagtttggtcggaattgagagacgaatcttttgagcctagttagtcatgattagacaatatttatcaaatacaaacgaaaatgctacaatgtcgttttcccaaatttttttggaactaaacaaggcctatatataagACAGTTGATGGTAATGAAGTGCAATTGGCTGCTGTTGAGAAATCACAACAAAAGCACTATTATATATGACTTGCATCCATCCTGAGGCTTTACCAACTGCATGCAACAAGCTGCTGACACCACTGTATGGTTGGGTGTGCACTGTGCTGTGCACATTACTGATGATGGAGTAGCACGCTGGATAGGATTGATCCACGGCAGTCTTCAACTTGACCAAGCAGTGCATATG contains:
- the LOC8077075 gene encoding protein TIFY 10a isoform X1 gives rise to the protein MAPAKSGEKATSFAMACSLLSRYVRQNGAAAGDLGLAIRAEADGKRASADTEKGDTTKETMDLFPQNAGFGSEAAMKEAPDVSISWVPNLTTGNILILREPEKRQLTIFYGGKVLVFNDFPAEKAKDLMQMASKGSSVAQNPGMLPSPTVATVTDSTKITAVPAAPIAVVNAQKSPADIPQAPKASLRRFLEKRKDRLTAKAPYQGSPSDATPVKKEMAEGQPWLGLGPQIANPDLSLCKEGSQ
- the LOC8077075 gene encoding protein TIFY 10a isoform X2, which produces MAPAKSGEKATSFAMACSLLSRYVRQNGAAAGDLGLAIRAEADGKRASADTEKGDTTKETMDLFPQNAGFGSEAAMKEAPDVREPEKRQLTIFYGGKVLVFNDFPAEKAKDLMQMASKGSSVAQNPGMLPSPTVATVTDSTKITAVPAAPIAVVNAQKSPADIPQAPKASLRRFLEKRKDRLTAKAPYQGSPSDATPVKKEMAEGQPWLGLGPQIANPDLSLCKEGSQ